The sequence CCGGGCCGGCGATGGAAAGGGTTTACATGGTTGTCAGGTGGCATTTTGGTAATTATCTTTTTGGGGTACAAAGATAATTTTCTTAAGTTATACAGACTATTAACAGGCAAATAAAAACCCGCCGTTTTAGGCGGGTTTGTCAATATCATACACTCTGAAAATAACTCGTCATATAATCACTCGGCGACTGCGTCGTCACCGTCTTAAACACCCTGTTGAAATTCGTAATACTATTAAACCCACACGTATACGCCACCGTCGCAATATTATCAAACGCCCCATCCGTCAGCTTCTTACACGCCTCATTAATCCTCACCTCATTCAAAAATGAAACAAACGTATGCAGCGTATGCTTCTTGAAGAACCTGCAAAAAGCCTGTGGTGTCATATGCGCCTGCTTCGCCGCATCTTCCAGCGTGATCGGCTTATCATAATTCTGCATAATATAATTATAGATATTCCCGATCCTGATCCCCTCATGCTCACTCACCAGCTGCGTCTTCTGTGCCGTAGCCAGTGGCGTCATATCCGCATACCCGGATAATTGCTTTAACAGATCTACAAACTGCAACAACTGATCCGTGCCACTACTATTCGTAATCTGCATCATCTTACTACTCACCTCCGCCTTATGGGCATCTGGCACCTTAAACCCTGACTGGCTCTGCGAAATAAAGTTCTTCAGCAACTTCGTCTCCGGCAAATTAAACAACGAAGACAGATCTCCATTCGGATTAAAGAATATCGCCAGCGCCACGATCTTCTTCCTGCTTTTAGGCTGAAAATACGACGCCTCACTCTTAAAGATATGCGGTTGATTTGCCCCCAGCCAGAATATATCATTCGGCCGGAACGCATGCATATTATTATCCGCTACCAGGGTGCCTTCTCCCTGTTGAATCCAGCTCATCTGGATCTCATGATGTCTGTGTAAGTGTGGATAGAAAAAAGGCAAAACGTCTTTTTGAACAATGATCGATTTGTCCAGCGGAACAGGTATAGTAAACTGTAACACTTTCATCGTAAAGTAATTTTAAGTCACCGCAAGCAGGTACTTGCAAAAATTGTTTTACAGGTAAAAAGTAAAAAGGCCCTTCTTCAGTAGCAAAATCTAAATATTTTGGTTGATCCCGTCTATCGGGTAGAAATGAGTGTTAATTACACAATTAAAATTTCGTCCTCTCAATATTACGGATTTTAACCCAAATTTCATAATATTAAACCTATACAGGTTAATATCCGGGCAATGATGGATAAAATCCGGATTAACCTAAATTACACCCGTTAAAAGTACCGTGTTTCCGTCTCCGCAGGCCCGGCGGCCGCCCGCGCAATAATTCGGAGATGTGCGTATAACAGGCATTGCAACTACCCCTCAGTCAAAGAGGTTAAAATTTAATAATAATTGATTACTATCAGAGCGGCCCCCTTACATTGTAGTAGATATTTTTGAAAAAAAAATAAACAGTCTATGGCTATTGAATGGAAAGGAATATTTCCTGCATTTACCACCAAGTTTACACCATCAGATGAACTTGACCTATCTCTGTTTGGCAAAAATCTGGATGCACAGGTAGCAGCCGGAATTGACGGCGTGATCCTCGGTGGTTCACTGGGTGAGGCCAGTACCATCAGCATCGCTGAAAAAGAAACCCTCACAAAATATGCAGTTGAAAAGGTGCAGGGAAAGATCCCGGTGGTACTCAACATTGCAGAAGGCGCTACCGCCGATGCCGTAAAACAGGCAGCAGCTGCTGCTAAATGGGGTGCAAAAGGCCTGATGCTGCTGCCACCCATGCGTTATAAAAGCGATGAAAAAGAAACCGCTACTTACTTCAAAACCGTAGCCGCATCCACTGACCTGCCGATTATGATCTATAACAATCCCGTTGATTATAAGATCGAAGTAACCCTTGATATTTTTGAACAATTAAGCGCATTTCCAAACGTACAGGCTGTTAAAGAATCTACCAGAGACGTCTCTAATGTGACCCGTATGATCAATCGGTTTGGCGATCGCTTCAAAATACTCTGTGGGGTAGATACGTTAGCTATGGAAGAGATCATGCTGGGTGCCGATGGTTGGGTAGGAGGACTGGTATGTGCCTTCCCTGAAGAGACGGTGGCAATATACCGCCTCACCAAAGCTGGCAGGATACAGGAAGCCCTCGCTATCTATCGCTGGTTCCTGCCTTTGCTTGAATTGGATTTACACCCTAAATTAGTGCAGTATATTAAACTGGCTGAGCAACTGGTAGGTCTGGGTTCCGAAACAGTCAGGGCACCCCGCCTGCCATTGGAAGGAACGGAAAGAGAAAAAATTCTCGCTGTGATCAATACCGCGCTGGCCAACAAACCGAAGTTGCCCGTATATTAACATTTCAATATAATCACATCGCATGCAGATACAAAAGATCATGCAGCAGTCCGCACAGGCCTTTGAAACGTACAGACAGGTGACCCCTGCTGTACGTGCTGCATTACTGGAAACCATCGCTACTGAGCTGGAAGCGCAAAGAGCAATCATGGTTGAGACAGCCGGCGAAGAAACCAATCTGCCTGCTGCCCGTCTCAATGGTGAACTGACCCGCACCACCAATCAGTTAAAATTATTTGCTGACCTGATCAAAGAAGGTAGCTGGGTAGAAGCTGTCATCGATTCTGCCAGACCAGAAAATACCCCTGCCAGACCCGATCTGCGCAGGATGTTATTGCCTATAGGCCCTGTAGTCGTATTCGGCGCCAGCAATTTCCCTTTTGCATTTTCTACTGCCGGTGGTGATACCGCCAGTGCCCTCGCCGCCGGTGCAACCGTGGTTGTGAAAGGTCATCCTGCACATCCACGCACTTCTTTACTGGCCTACCAGGCCATTGCCAGTGCCATTGAAAAGACAGACCTCCCTGCGCATACCGTGCAGCATGTAGCCGACGAAGGCTATGAAACAGGCAAGGCATTGGTCATGGATCCTGCTACTACCGGTGTGGCATTCACAGGTTCTTTCAATGGAGGTAAAGCGTTATTACAATACGCTGCACAAAGAGAAACCCCCATCCCTGTCTTTGCAGAAATGGGCAGTGTGAACCCCGTTGTATTCTACCAGGATGCATTGCTCACACAGGGACCACAACTGGCACAAACCTTTGCTGCAAGTATTACCCTCGGTATGGGACAGTTTTGTACCAACCCCGGTTTGTTGCTCGGTATACAAAGCGATGCATTGGACAACTTCGCACATATGTTAGGCGGTGCAATAGCTGCCAGTTCACCTGCAAAGATGTTGCACGCAGGTATCCATGCGGCCTATGTAAAAGGACGTGCCAGCGTACTCTCACTGGAAGCGGTTACGCTGGTCGGACAAACAGCCGAACCTGCTGAAACAGAAGCCTGGCCTGCCGTAGCGCGCACGACGGGGGCTGAGTTTTTACAAAACCCTCACCTGGCAGAAGAACTCTTTGGCCCGTATTCATTACTGGTATCCTGTGCCGATGAAGAAGAACTGGGGAAAGTACTGAGAAGCCTGAAAGGACAACTCACCACTACAGTGGTCGGTACAGATAAGGATACGACTATTTACAAATCACTGATTGCATTGCAGGCCACTTTAGCAGGCAGGATAATATTGAACAATGCCCCTACCGGCGTGGAAGTATGTGCTGCAATGGTGCATGGTGGCCCTTATCCGGCTACGACAGATAGTCGCTTTACCAGTGTGGGTACCAGTGCCATTCGCCGCTGGGTAAGACCTGTATGTTTTCAGAACTTTTCAGATAGTATGTTGCCCGATGCATTAAAAAAATCAAACCCGTTAGGAATATGGAGACTGGTCGATAACGAATTTACCAGATAAAAAACACCTATGTCAGATCAACCAAAATCATTTAAACGTTCATTTGGCCTGCTCGATGCTACAATGATCGTAGCAGGATCCATGATCGGCTCCGGGATCTTTCTCGTGAGTGCCGATATCACCCGCAATGTAGGCTCGGCCGGCTGGCTGATACTGATATGGGTTATTACAGCGGTACTCACCATTACGGCGGCTGTGAGTTATGGTGAGCTCAGTGCAATGTTTCCTCATGCTGGCGGACAGTATGTATACCTGAAAGAAGCTTTCAATGACCTGACAGGGTTCCTGTTCGGATGGAGTTTCTTTACAGTGATACAGGCGGGTACGATTGCAGCAGTAGGTGTAGCGTTTGCAAGGTTCACAGCCTTTCGGTTTCCCATATTGAGTGAGACGCATATACTGGCAGATCTGGGGTTTGTAAAAATCTCGGCTGCACAGGTCACGTCTATTCTGCTGATCATCTTTCTCACCTTTGTGAATACGCGGGGGGTGAGAGAGGGGAAGTTAATTCAAACGATCTTTACATTGACAAAGATTGTCGCATTGCTGGCACTGATCGTATTTGGCTGCTTTGCAGCAAATAAGCAGGTGTGGGATGCGAACTGGCAGAGCGGGTTTGGGTTTAATAAGCTGGAGCCTGCGCAGCTGGTGTCTTATTCCGGATTTGCGGTGTTGGGAGCCATAGCGGCGAGTATGGTAGGCGGGTTGTTTAGTAGTGATAGCTGGAATAATGTGACCTTTATAGCTGGGGAGATTAAAAACCCTGAGAAGAATATCGGGCGCAGTTTGTTCTTTGGTACATTGCTGGTCACGATGATTTACATTGCCACTAACCTGATTTACCTGGCAGTACTGCCTTTGCGCGAAATTGCATTTGCAGAGAATGATAGGGTAGGGGTGGCGGCGGCCGTACGCATCTTTGGAAATAATGGTACGGTGATTATAGCTGTGTTGCTGATGGTGTCTACGTTTGGGTGTGTGAATGGGTTGATATTGTCAGGAGCGAGGGTGTGTTTTACCATGGCAAAGGATGGGTTGTTTTTTAAGCAAATGGGGTTGTTGAATAAGAATGCGGTGCCGGGGAAGGCGTTGTGGAGTCAATGTATATGGGCTTCCTTATTGTGTTTGAGTGGGCGGTATGGGCAGCTGCTGGATTATGTGATCTTTGTGGTGTTGATCTTTTATATTCTTACGATAGCGGGGATATTCAGGTTGAGGCGTACAAGGCCGGAAATGGAAAGGCCGTATAAGGCGTTTGGGTATCCGTTTATTCCTATGATGTATATTATAGCAGCGACGATTATTTGTTTGTCATTGCTGGTGTATAAGTGGGAGAATACCTGGCCGGGATTGTTGATTGTGTTGTTGGGGATTCCTGCGTATTATCTTTTTGGAACTAAAAAAATGGCGCTTGCTTAGCAAGCGCCATTTTTTTTATTGCTGGCTGGCGGCCGGCGAATGTAAATGCAATTTATTTCGCAGCGTGAGTAATGCAAAGAAAAACTACTGTTGGCCTGCGCCTTCGCTTTCTTCCTTCTGCGTATGCTCCTGTTGGTCCTGTAGATGTACATTATTCAACTCCTCAAATACATACCCATCTTCATACCCCACAGCCACAAATACAGATAGCTGCTGTTTAGCTGGTCCTTTAAAAGTTCCCTTTACAGGTGTACAATCTCTAAAATCCCTGCCCACCGCTAATTTCACATGCTTATTGGTTACCCATACATTATTGGTCGGATCAATCCCCGCCCATCCTGTTCCGGGTATATATACCTCTACCCACGCATGCGTAGCTCCTTCACCTCTTAATCCATCCTTATTCGGACAAATATAACCGCTCACATACCTGCATGGGATCTGGCAACTTCTCAATATCTGCAGCATCAGGTGTGCAAAATCCTGGCACACACCTGCCTTGTGGTGCAAAATTTCATCAACCGTGGTTTCGATATTTGTAATCCCTTTGATGTATTTGAAATGTCTGAAGATATATTCACTACAATGTTCTGTTACTGCCGCTACACTTTTCCCCTGGGCAAAGATCGATTTCTGGATATCGTTGATCACATCCTGTGCCTCAATAGACGCAGTCCTTGCCATCTCTAGCAATTGTAAATCTCCCAGTACCTCATCTTTCAATTGCTCAAACCCTGAATGGAAATTCAACTGCAATTGCGAAGTAGCGGTAGTCCTTACCAGTAATTTGCTTTCTATCTTGAGCAACTTGTGTGCAGCCAGTATGTTGAACCCGCCGGTCTTATTCCCAAAGTAATCCGTAAATGTCTGTACATCCGGATGCCCGGTAATAGACAGATCATGCTGCAAAACTTCCTGTCCCGGACACTGTGAAGGGAAGATCTTGATCTCGTTCACACTTTCTTTGACCGGTCTTTCGTATTCGTACCTTGTAATATGATGAATTCTGAAAATAGGCATATAGCAAACACTTATGCGTAAGAAAAAAATTGTTGACCCAGCATTCTGGTAAAGTGCTGTACTTCGCCCCGCAGGTCTTCCATATAAGGATGTAAGGTATGATTGTTCAGTGTTTCGAGGTCAGTATGTTTTACCTTACTGTACAATCGTCCGAAACAACGCATCAATGCAGCGTTTTCTTCCGAGAAATTGCGCTTTGTTACATCCTGCAAATGCCGGTCAATGCGTCCTAAGGAATACACTACCGAATGCGGGAAGTCTTCGTTGAACAATACCTGGTGCAATACATCGTGATTATCCGCAGAAGACCGGTATGTCTTCAAATGTAATTCATATCCGGAAAGGGACATGAGCAATTGTCGCCATTGCATGATGTCCTTGCTTTCATGGATCTTGTAATGATTGATCTGGTAGTGTTTATTTGTCAGCACGATGGTCTCAAAACACCGTTCAATGTATTTTCCAAGATTCATAAACGCCCAGCCCGTGCCCCGTGCCATGGTGATATCAGTAATGCCTGTATACAAGACACTATGTCTTGTGAACATGTCCAGCATATCTGCTGCTTCATAGCTGGCTAACCGTTTATCGAGCGTAGGCTGATTGATGAGGTGATAAAAGGAATTTACTTCCTCCCATACTTCTTTGGTAATATAATCCTGTATACCTCTCGCATTCTCCCTTGCCTTGCTGATGATCACTTTCAATGAATTGGAGTTGCTGTTGCTGGTGAGCAACAGTTTCAACGCATCCGCAGTTTGATCTTTTGTCGCTTCAATCTCTGCTGGAGTAGCGGTGGTGAAGGTCTCAAGTACCGATTGCCAGGTGAGCGCACCATTTACATCTTTGTCGAGAGAAAGGAGATAATGTGTAGAGGTAACTCTTAGTAAACCTTCGGCCCTTTCCATATAACGGGCCAGCCAGAATAGTGAATCCGCAATCCTACTTAGCATGAAAATAATTTTAATCAATAACCCATGTATCTTTACTACCCCCGCCCTGTGAAGAGTTCACAATCAGGGAGTCTTTGCGCAAGGCCACCCTTGTGAGTCCACCGGGTACGATCTGTACCCCCTGGGGTCCACATAATGCATAAGGGCGTAAGTCTACATGCCTGGCCTGAAAAGTGCCGTCAATAAAACAAGGAACTGTAGAAAGTTTGATAATCGGTTGTGCAATAAAGCTACGAGGATCTGCTTCAATAGTGGCTTTGGCCTTCACCCATTCTTCAGGAGTCACTTTATTACCCATCACCATGCCATATCCACCTGACTGATTGGTACGCTTGATCACCATTTGCCCTATATGTTCAAAAACATGTTTGCGCTGTTCCGGATCACTCAATTCGTAAGTCGGTACATTGGGCAAAATGGGTTCTTCATTCAGGTAATACCGGATCATGGCCGGTACATAGGCGTACACTGCTTTGTCATCGGCTACACCGTTTCCGATGGCATTCACAATCGCCACATTGCCCATGCGGTAAGCATTCATTAACCCCGGAATTCCCAGTGCACTATCCGGCTTAAACGCCAGCGGGTCCAGGTATTCATCGTCTATCCTGCGATAGATCACATGTACCTGTTCCAGGCCTTCCGTGGTTTTCATATATACCTTATGATTATCGATGACCAGGTCCCTGCCTTCTACGAGGGTGATCCCCATCATTCTGGCCAGGAAAGCATGTTCATAATAAGCAGAGTTGTAAATACCGGGTGTGAGTAGTACCACACGTGGGTTAGAGATCTGTGCCGGCCCC is a genomic window of Chitinophaga sp. LS1 containing:
- a CDS encoding AraC family transcriptional regulator, translated to MKVLQFTIPVPLDKSIIVQKDVLPFFYPHLHRHHEIQMSWIQQGEGTLVADNNMHAFRPNDIFWLGANQPHIFKSEASYFQPKSRKKIVALAIFFNPNGDLSSLFNLPETKLLKNFISQSQSGFKVPDAHKAEVSSKMMQITNSSGTDQLLQFVDLLKQLSGYADMTPLATAQKTQLVSEHEGIRIGNIYNYIMQNYDKPITLEDAAKQAHMTPQAFCRFFKKHTLHTFVSFLNEVRINEACKKLTDGAFDNIATVAYTCGFNSITNFNRVFKTVTTQSPSDYMTSYFQSV
- a CDS encoding dihydrodipicolinate synthase family protein encodes the protein MAIEWKGIFPAFTTKFTPSDELDLSLFGKNLDAQVAAGIDGVILGGSLGEASTISIAEKETLTKYAVEKVQGKIPVVLNIAEGATADAVKQAAAAAKWGAKGLMLLPPMRYKSDEKETATYFKTVAASTDLPIMIYNNPVDYKIEVTLDIFEQLSAFPNVQAVKESTRDVSNVTRMINRFGDRFKILCGVDTLAMEEIMLGADGWVGGLVCAFPEETVAIYRLTKAGRIQEALAIYRWFLPLLELDLHPKLVQYIKLAEQLVGLGSETVRAPRLPLEGTEREKILAVINTALANKPKLPVY
- a CDS encoding aldehyde dehydrogenase (NADP(+)), with protein sequence MQIQKIMQQSAQAFETYRQVTPAVRAALLETIATELEAQRAIMVETAGEETNLPAARLNGELTRTTNQLKLFADLIKEGSWVEAVIDSARPENTPARPDLRRMLLPIGPVVVFGASNFPFAFSTAGGDTASALAAGATVVVKGHPAHPRTSLLAYQAIASAIEKTDLPAHTVQHVADEGYETGKALVMDPATTGVAFTGSFNGGKALLQYAAQRETPIPVFAEMGSVNPVVFYQDALLTQGPQLAQTFAASITLGMGQFCTNPGLLLGIQSDALDNFAHMLGGAIAASSPAKMLHAGIHAAYVKGRASVLSLEAVTLVGQTAEPAETEAWPAVARTTGAEFLQNPHLAEELFGPYSLLVSCADEEELGKVLRSLKGQLTTTVVGTDKDTTIYKSLIALQATLAGRIILNNAPTGVEVCAAMVHGGPYPATTDSRFTSVGTSAIRRWVRPVCFQNFSDSMLPDALKKSNPLGIWRLVDNEFTR
- a CDS encoding APC family permease, which translates into the protein MSDQPKSFKRSFGLLDATMIVAGSMIGSGIFLVSADITRNVGSAGWLILIWVITAVLTITAAVSYGELSAMFPHAGGQYVYLKEAFNDLTGFLFGWSFFTVIQAGTIAAVGVAFARFTAFRFPILSETHILADLGFVKISAAQVTSILLIIFLTFVNTRGVREGKLIQTIFTLTKIVALLALIVFGCFAANKQVWDANWQSGFGFNKLEPAQLVSYSGFAVLGAIAASMVGGLFSSDSWNNVTFIAGEIKNPEKNIGRSLFFGTLLVTMIYIATNLIYLAVLPLREIAFAENDRVGVAAAVRIFGNNGTVIIAVLLMVSTFGCVNGLILSGARVCFTMAKDGLFFKQMGLLNKNAVPGKALWSQCIWASLLCLSGRYGQLLDYVIFVVLIFYILTIAGIFRLRRTRPEMERPYKAFGYPFIPMMYIIAATIICLSLLVYKWENTWPGLLIVLLGIPAYYLFGTKKMALA
- a CDS encoding transglutaminase family protein, coding for MPIFRIHHITRYEYERPVKESVNEIKIFPSQCPGQEVLQHDLSITGHPDVQTFTDYFGNKTGGFNILAAHKLLKIESKLLVRTTATSQLQLNFHSGFEQLKDEVLGDLQLLEMARTASIEAQDVINDIQKSIFAQGKSVAAVTEHCSEYIFRHFKYIKGITNIETTVDEILHHKAGVCQDFAHLMLQILRSCQIPCRYVSGYICPNKDGLRGEGATHAWVEVYIPGTGWAGIDPTNNVWVTNKHVKLAVGRDFRDCTPVKGTFKGPAKQQLSVFVAVGYEDGYVFEELNNVHLQDQQEHTQKEESEGAGQQ
- a CDS encoding alpha-E domain-containing protein; translated protein: MLSRIADSLFWLARYMERAEGLLRVTSTHYLLSLDKDVNGALTWQSVLETFTTATPAEIEATKDQTADALKLLLTSNSNSNSLKVIISKARENARGIQDYITKEVWEEVNSFYHLINQPTLDKRLASYEAADMLDMFTRHSVLYTGITDITMARGTGWAFMNLGKYIERCFETIVLTNKHYQINHYKIHESKDIMQWRQLLMSLSGYELHLKTYRSSADNHDVLHQVLFNEDFPHSVVYSLGRIDRHLQDVTKRNFSEENAALMRCFGRLYSKVKHTDLETLNNHTLHPYMEDLRGEVQHFTRMLGQQFFSYA
- a CDS encoding circularly permuted type 2 ATP-grasp protein — protein: MGFLDQYDLPPNIWDEMYDHQQIREHYHKVFTSLEQFDVSALQQKDRLAGELFMNQGITFTVYSDDAGIERIFPFDIIPRIITGKEWDHIELGIQQRLKALNLFLKDIYNEQQILKDKVVPASLIATCPHYTREVFGIKVPHDIYVHISGIDLIRGEDGKFYVLEDNLRTPSGVSYMLENREVTKRIFPEMLASSHVRRVNNYPLMLHEILLQMGPAQISNPRVVLLTPGIYNSAYYEHAFLARMMGITLVEGRDLVIDNHKVYMKTTEGLEQVHVIYRRIDDEYLDPLAFKPDSALGIPGLMNAYRMGNVAIVNAIGNGVADDKAVYAYVPAMIRYYLNEEPILPNVPTYELSDPEQRKHVFEHIGQMVIKRTNQSGGYGMVMGNKVTPEEWVKAKATIEADPRSFIAQPIIKLSTVPCFIDGTFQARHVDLRPYALCGPQGVQIVPGGLTRVALRKDSLIVNSSQGGGSKDTWVID